CGTGCAGAGCATGCGAAATAGATGAGCCGAGGCCGCAACCCGGACAGAATGTAACCCCGAGGGCTTTGGGGATACAGAACGACGGCAGTCCGTTGCCGCCGGGATTGATTGAGGCGAGATAGACGAGTGCCGCAATCCAGAACATTAACTCAAGAGGCATTTGACGCAG
This Bacteroidota bacterium DNA region includes the following protein-coding sequences:
- a CDS encoding DUF2752 domain-containing protein, whose protein sequence is MPLELMFWIAALVYLASINPGGNGLPSFCIPKALGVTFCPGCGLGSSISHALHGDFVVSLHHHPLGIFALIVLIHRVFTLTTQLFKSIPHQPMKGYTNA